One Sphingomonas limnosediminicola DNA segment encodes these proteins:
- a CDS encoding sensor histidine kinase: MGLDQPFFDDKNRAFWILQTIGWSGYFFLRTISGFAGGLGWMLLVHTLLLTATGYSLTLLMASLFRRLIKVKPVWTLLLSLACVIIASGTFSIIETWSVATFLKPGFKPEGIAYLSALFVDFALLAAWTALYYGINYFLLLEEQIDQRERLEHAASSAQLAMLRYQLNPHFLFNTLNSISTLVLLKQTERANAMLARLSSFLRYTLVNEPTAKVTLAQEVETLKLYLEIEKMRFEDRLRPHFKIESETIGARLPSLLLQPLIENAIKYAVTPSEDGADIWLTAAREGQAVRIEVADNGTSEGTDIAASPSTGVGLANIRDRLSQAYGAAHRFETRQNDRGGFSVIIEIPYETGETA, translated from the coding sequence ATGGGGCTCGACCAGCCTTTTTTCGATGACAAGAACCGCGCCTTCTGGATCCTTCAGACGATCGGATGGAGCGGCTATTTCTTCCTCCGCACGATCTCCGGCTTCGCGGGTGGTCTGGGCTGGATGCTCCTGGTCCATACGCTGCTGCTCACGGCGACCGGCTATTCCCTGACTTTGCTCATGGCCTCGCTGTTCCGGCGGCTGATCAAGGTGAAGCCGGTGTGGACGCTCCTGCTGTCCCTTGCCTGCGTGATCATCGCCTCCGGCACCTTCTCGATCATCGAGACGTGGAGCGTTGCGACGTTCCTGAAGCCGGGATTCAAGCCGGAAGGGATCGCGTATCTAAGCGCCTTGTTCGTCGACTTCGCGCTGCTCGCGGCGTGGACGGCGCTCTACTACGGGATCAATTACTTCCTGCTTCTTGAAGAGCAGATCGACCAGCGCGAGCGCCTCGAGCATGCAGCATCCAGCGCTCAGCTGGCGATGCTTCGTTATCAGCTCAACCCGCATTTCCTGTTCAACACGCTGAACTCGATCTCGACGCTGGTGCTGCTCAAACAGACCGAGCGGGCCAACGCAATGCTCGCGCGCCTGTCGTCATTCCTTCGTTACACGCTTGTTAATGAGCCGACCGCGAAGGTGACGCTGGCCCAGGAAGTGGAAACGCTGAAACTTTATCTTGAGATCGAGAAGATGCGCTTCGAGGACCGCTTGCGGCCGCACTTCAAGATCGAGTCCGAAACGATCGGCGCGCGCCTGCCCTCGCTGCTGCTTCAGCCCCTGATCGAAAACGCCATCAAATATGCTGTGACTCCAAGTGAGGACGGCGCCGACATCTGGCTGACCGCTGCCCGCGAGGGGCAGGCCGTACGCATCGAGGTCGCCGACAATGGCACCAGCGAGGGAACCGATATCGCCGCTAGTCCGTCTACTGGAGTCGGACTGGCGAACATTCGCGACCGACTGTCGCAGGCCTATGGCGCGGCACATCGGTTCGAGACCAGACAGAACGACCGGGGGGGATTCAGCGTTATCATCGAAATTCCATACGAAACCGGAGAGACTGCCTGA
- a CDS encoding M1 family metallopeptidase, with protein sequence MMKLVRVSLLAALTLGACRVSDNTNNSEGPKTAEATVAPILTTPDAQDLHSYARPREARVTHVALDLSLDFETKRLGGTATLDIDRKADAKEIVLDDNGLEIQSVVDASKQPLPYKVGANDQYRGSPLTIALKPDTKRIVITYKSAPDASALLWLSPEQTAGKKAPFMFSQGESINNRSWIPTQDSPAIRQSWEAAIHVPAGTTVVMSAPRIEQPITQGGESVFNFRMDHSVAPYMIAIAAGDLAFKSLGNRTGVWAEPATINAAANELVDTEKMVAAAEKLYGPYRWGRYDVIVLPPSFPFGGMENPNMTFLTPTFIAGDKSLVSLVAHELAHSWSGNLATNATWNDFWLNEGMTTYAERRIVEELYGKKVADEQVALGVDALDKAVASNGGPGGGDTRLHLDLKGRSADDGTSDIAYEKGAAFLRTIEANVGRERFDAWLKGWFDRHAFQPVTSAIFLADLRQNLIKGDKALEQKLMLDDWVYKPGVPSNLVRPAAAVFAEQDKASTALAGGGTAPQAWANWTTDERLRFLNRLPRKLPKPRLDALQAAYDLNGTQNLEVRFAWLDLAVGSRYDPAVPSLEQFLTSQGRGKFVRPLFKALAKDVQWGRPIAARIYPKARPLYHPLVGRDLDKLGLQTVGKPTPK encoded by the coding sequence ATGATGAAGCTGGTTCGCGTCTCGCTCCTCGCTGCACTCACTCTCGGTGCTTGCCGTGTCTCAGACAATACCAACAATTCCGAGGGGCCGAAGACGGCGGAAGCGACCGTTGCACCGATCCTTACGACGCCTGACGCGCAGGACCTGCACAGCTACGCGCGGCCGCGAGAGGCGCGGGTGACTCACGTGGCGCTCGATCTCAGCTTGGATTTCGAGACGAAACGTCTCGGGGGCACCGCCACGCTGGACATCGATCGCAAGGCCGACGCGAAAGAAATCGTTCTCGATGACAACGGGCTGGAGATCCAGAGCGTTGTCGACGCCTCAAAGCAGCCGCTCCCCTACAAGGTCGGCGCAAACGACCAGTACCGCGGCTCTCCGCTGACCATCGCGCTGAAGCCCGACACCAAGCGGATCGTGATCACCTACAAGAGTGCGCCCGACGCCAGCGCCTTGCTGTGGCTCAGCCCAGAGCAGACCGCCGGGAAGAAGGCGCCCTTCATGTTCAGCCAGGGCGAATCGATCAACAACCGCAGCTGGATACCGACCCAGGATTCCCCGGCCATCCGCCAGAGCTGGGAAGCGGCGATCCACGTTCCCGCGGGCACGACCGTTGTGATGAGCGCGCCGCGTATCGAGCAGCCGATCACCCAGGGCGGCGAAAGCGTGTTCAACTTCCGCATGGATCACAGCGTTGCGCCCTACATGATCGCAATCGCGGCCGGTGATCTCGCCTTCAAGTCGCTCGGAAATCGCACTGGCGTCTGGGCGGAGCCAGCGACGATCAATGCCGCTGCGAACGAACTCGTCGACACCGAGAAGATGGTGGCGGCCGCGGAGAAGCTTTACGGGCCCTATCGCTGGGGCCGCTACGACGTGATCGTCCTCCCGCCGTCCTTCCCGTTCGGCGGTATGGAAAACCCGAACATGACCTTCCTGACGCCGACCTTCATCGCCGGCGACAAGAGCCTCGTCAGCCTCGTCGCGCATGAGCTTGCGCACAGCTGGTCGGGCAATCTCGCGACCAATGCGACGTGGAACGACTTCTGGCTCAACGAGGGCATGACGACCTACGCCGAGCGTCGCATCGTCGAGGAACTGTACGGCAAGAAGGTCGCCGACGAGCAGGTGGCGCTTGGCGTGGACGCGCTCGACAAGGCGGTTGCCAGCAATGGTGGCCCAGGCGGCGGCGATACCCGTCTCCACCTCGACCTCAAAGGCCGCAGTGCGGACGACGGAACGAGCGACATCGCCTATGAAAAGGGCGCTGCGTTCCTGCGGACGATCGAGGCGAACGTCGGGCGCGAACGATTCGACGCCTGGCTCAAGGGCTGGTTCGATCGCCACGCATTCCAGCCGGTCACCTCGGCCATTTTCCTCGCCGACCTCCGCCAGAACCTGATCAAGGGCGACAAGGCGCTCGAACAGAAGCTGATGCTCGACGACTGGGTCTACAAGCCGGGCGTCCCGTCGAACTTGGTTCGGCCGGCGGCCGCCGTCTTCGCCGAACAGGACAAGGCGTCCACTGCCCTCGCTGGCGGTGGTACGGCGCCGCAGGCCTGGGCGAACTGGACGACCGACGAGCGCCTGCGCTTCCTCAACCGTTTGCCGCGTAAGCTTCCCAAGCCGCGGCTGGACGCGCTTCAGGCTGCCTACGATCTCAACGGGACGCAAAACTTGGAAGTGCGCTTCGCCTGGCTCGATCTGGCCGTCGGCAGCCGGTACGATCCAGCGGTTCCCTCGCTGGAGCAGTTCCTGACTTCGCAAGGTCGCGGCAAATTCGTGCGCCCGCTGTTCAAGGCGCTGGCCAAGGACGTGCAGTGGGGCAGGCCGATCGCCGCGCGAATCTATCCGAAGGCGCGGCCGCTCTATCATCCGCTGGTTGGGCGCGATCTCGACAAATTGGGCCTGCAAACTGTCGGGAAACCGACACCGAAATAA